The Setaria viridis chromosome 2, Setaria_viridis_v4.0, whole genome shotgun sequence DNA window CAAATTCAAATCTTTCTATACTGTTCTTGTAAAATTTGAGATACTCATGTTGTTATTGGCTCTAAATGAATCCAAGTACTTGTCAGCTAGCCAATTTACAGTACACCTCTTGAGAACCTACTCATTTTGACAATTGTGTCCTCCAACTTATGTCTTGACTGTAATTGCCTTGACTCTACTATCATGTGATGCATAGAGTGTCCAAGGACAACCATCTgccctcatcctcttcctctcattACTTGGTATTTTTATCTCAACTCTATTCTTCATACTATACTTTGTAAAAGCAGATCTCAGTTTCTCTGTTATCTCAAAAACCATTCCTACCTTGAAAACAGGGTTACTCAAGTCTTCTTGCCTGTTGGGTAATAGCaactcctcatcatcatcagtagATAACTCTTCTGTCATAGCAAATCCATCCACCTTCAACCTACTTTCCTTGGCCTTCTTCACCTTTCCAGTATTATTGGCACTACCTATTCCTTCATCCACCACATCCTCATCCACGTGATCCACAAATAAATCATCATTACCATCATCAAGTTCATTTTCACTATCCTAGAAATCTAAATCTTCACTATCTTCCTCGTTACTGTCAGATTCTCCAATCGAATTACTTCTCTGCTCCTTCGCTGGACTTAGATTCTTATAAAAGTATGGTAGCTTCTCTCCATCTTTCTTCTCCCTGTACTGCACCTTGACATTGACAGGGCTCACCACCTTTGGAAGCTGTGCAATTAGGTTCAATATGATATGATCCCAAGGAGCATTGATAACAATATCATCATGATCAAAATAGACAACCAGGTTCTTAATCCTACCCACAACTGAACACATGGCATTGGTGTCTACATCACCTTGTATGACTCTCAGGGCATCAACCAATTCCTTTCCTAGTAGGTAGCCAATAATACTTCAAATTTGGTGTCTTTGGGTATTGTAGCTCCATGAGCATGTCATGTATCCACTATGTCGACCAAGTATCAACTTCACAGTGATCATACCAACTAACTTTTCCATCTACATAACTCCTCAAATGCCCAAAACCAACGAAGAATCCACCATGGTGAACCTGTACTGTGAACTCATCAGGATTGTACCTACGATCAAGAACAAACCAATGGAAACAACAAATTAGACTAAAATTAAGCTAGCATTTGACACCAACAGAACCTCAACAGAATCCTAAATCCCATCGAGATTACCCTAAATTGGACAATTCCAACCCAAAACTCGAATTTTCTCCTAGGTGCATGCACTAATTCTACCAATCCATCACCGATTTCATGAGTCTGGGTCGGATTCTCACCATACGACGGCGCATGGTCGACCTTCCTCCGCAGTATTGGAGCCATCGTCGGCCGCCGTGGCAGCAGACAGCTACGGTACCACCGCCGTGGTTCGCCTTCGTCCCTTGTTGTACCACGGACTGGTACAATTTATCGGCAACCGCCTCCGTCCCCATTGCCTCGGTGGTGATGAAGTCGAAGACAAAGGGAGGTGGGGGCGGGGCCACACGAATGGTGGCAGCATAAGGAGGATGGGGGTTGGGGGGATTTCTGGAAAAAACATTATGCCTGGGTCCAGTGTGGCGTGCCACATCAGCTCGCGGATCCGGTCTGAGACCCATTTTGACACATGTCGACGCCTAGATCTTGTAGCTATGCATTTTGGGAGCAAGAGGACCTGAACTACACTCGGTGCCAAGTTGATGTTTTTTACCGGGGGGAAATATTTTGTGAGCACATCTCATTTGCTTCGCAGCGAAGCTTCTCATATAATGCAGCTCCGGTCAGGCCGCCGCCTAGTCCCGTCGCGGCCGTCTGCGGCGCCGCAAGGAGGTGCCCGTCGCGGCTGTCCCCGGCGGCGCCCAGAGGAaggcgacggcggtggtgagGACCGGCTCAGTGGCCTACCCGAGGAGCTGATCCTAGAGGTGCTCGACCGCCTCGGTTGTGCCCGTGAAGCTGCGCGCACTAGCGGCCTCTCCCGCCGCTGGCGTGGCCTCTGGACCCACCTTCCCGTCCTGACCTTCGACGGCATGAATCCCGATTCGCTCGGCGGCGCGCTCGCCCGGGTGCGCCCCGAGCGGAACCGCCTCGTCATCCGCATCTCCCCGGGTGCCACGCTCTCCGCCGCGCGTGTCTCCTCGCTGCTCAACGCCTCGGCCCGGATCGCGCCGAAGGAGCTCGTCGTCGAGCTGGATAGGTACAGCCGCGGCGTCCGCGTCAAGCTGCCGCGCTTGATCCAGAACCTTGCCTCTGCACTCTCTGCACTCTCCGAGGCCGGCAAGTTCGCCGCGCTCGAGAGCCTGGCTCTCGTCCCGTGCTGTGTCGACCCGAGCGACCTGCTCCCCCTCTGCCCGTGCCTGCGCAGGTTTGAGGCGCAGTGCCACTATAACTGGACTCTCGACACGCTCGAGGTCCATTCGGAGTCACTCGAGGAGCTCGTCTTGGGAATCCAACATCGGTCGTCCATGCCACAGCATGTCAACATTGCGACGCCCATGCTCAAGAAGTTCATGTTGAGATCCTACGGGTTCCGCTTTGCCATGTCCTTCTTGGCGCCCAAGGTGGAGGAGTTTTCATTGGAGATGGAGTGTGGTTTGTCCAGAGTTGGGTTTGGCGAGAAATGGCACCTCCTGTGGTTGAGCATGGTCACGGCGTGGACTAACAGATATGGGCAGTTCCCTCGAGTCCGCGTCCACACCCTGTCCCTGACGATAGCAGCCCGCGATGTGCGTTTCCTCTCCTGCACGATTCCTGACCTTCACGGCTAAGCTAACAATCTTATCACTCATGTCTATGGCTGTTAATCCAATTGTTTTGCAGCGCTATTCTGCTGCAGCGCAGAGCTTCACGCAGAGCTTCGCGCAGGAAATAGCACGTCTTCCAGTGTCCCACTTCTCTGTGTTGGAGTTGCGTCGCCGAACGGAGGGGCATGGTTTTGGAGCGCTTGTGTTGCACCTGCTCCTGCTTCGAACCACCATAGAGGCTTAAGGTGGCCCTGTTGCGAAACTATGTAATTATCCACCTTTCTCATTTGTCTTCTGCGAATATCTTCAGTTTATATCATTTATATGTGTTGATTCTCAAATATTTGAAGTTTCCATAAAACAATATGCTTTCATACTTTTTAGTTTGGAGAATGCTTAAAGAATTGTGACTGTGATCAAGCTAGCAATTGGAGAAATGAACATATCTCCTTACCCAATCTTCAAGTGGTAGAATTTGAAGGCTTTCATGGAGCGGATCATGAAGTTGatttcctaaaatttctgttCCAATCTGC harbors:
- the LOC117844385 gene encoding uncharacterized protein, whose protein sequence is MQLRSGRRLVPSRPSAAPQGGARRGCPRRRPEEGDGGGEDRLSGLPEELILEVLDRLGCAREAARTSGLSRRWRGLWTHLPVLTFDGMNPDSLGGALARVRPERNRLVIRISPGATLSAARVSSLLNASARIAPKELVVELDRYSRGVRVKLPRLIQNLASALSALSEAGKFAALESLALVPCCVDPSDLLPLCPCLRRFEAQCHYNWTLDTLEVHSESLEELVLGIQHRSSMPQHVNIATPMLKKFMLRSYGFRFAMSFLAPKVEEFSLEMECGLSRVGFGEKWHLLWLSMVTAWTNRYGQFPRVRVHTLSLTIAARDRYSAAAQSFTQSFAQEIARLPVSHFSVLELRRRTEGHGFGALVLHLLLLRTTIEA